In bacterium, the sequence TCTCCTGATATCTATTTAAAAGCAGGAGACTATGGCCGCGCACAACTTACTTCAGCTCCCCTTGTCGAAGAGTACGGTGGTCAAGTGAAGTGTGTGCCATTTGTAAGCGGCCGTTCTTCTTCGTCGATCATCGAAAAAATTATCCATAATTATCTTCCGCAACTTGCATCATCAGAGCCTGATATGCTCCCAGATGCAGCTCCAGCGGCATTCCTTGATCGAGATGGAACTCTTTGTAAGCACGTCCAATACTTAAGCGATCCAGAACAGTTTGAGCTCCTTCCAGGCGTTATCCCTGGCCTCCTTCGACTCAAAGAAGCAGGATTTCGCCTCGTCATTATCACCAATCAACCGGGAATCGGCTTCGGTTATTTTACGAAAGAAGACTTTTATCGCGTTAACCTTGAGATGCTTCGACAACTCAGCGATGCTGGGATACTGATCGATAAGATCTACTTCTCTCCCTATACAAAAGCTGAACAACGCCCCTGTCGCAAACCAGGAACACTCCTCGGAGAACGCGCCATTGCAGAGCTCAATATCGTACGGGAATCCTCGATTATGTTTGGAGACTCAGAAGCAGATATTCAATTTGCAAAAAATTTGGGATGTACAAGCTGTCTGATCAGCGAAGAGTATTCTGGGGAACAATTGCCAGATATTCAGGCAAAAACCCTAGAGGATGGGGTAAATCTCTTCCTGCAAAAATAGAGTGAGAGAGTTCGCGAATGAAAATTCTTGTCACCGGGGCTTCTGGATTCCTTGGAGAGCATCTCGCTGAATATCTGTCTACCAAACAGGGACTTGATGTATTTACCTTGGATCGGGCTCCTCTTTCTTCACGGAGTATGAACAGAAAGAGAAATTGGACATTACCAATTTTGAATACCAACAGCTCGACTGAAGAAATCTATTTAGCACTATCCAAACATCTCCACGCTCATCGCTTTGAGGGAATCATTCACTGTGCCGCTAATTCTCGCCTGAATGAGTGTGAAAATAACCCAATGGCTGCATATCATGCCAACGTCCAATACTCACAAGCCATAATACAATATGCAGGGGAGAGTAATACCTATCTGTGCGGTATTTCGACGGACCTTGTTTTCGATGGGAATACGATACCTCCAACTGGAGGCTTTACTGAGGAGCAAAAACCAAATCCGATTTCGGTCTATGCAAAAACAAAATTCAAGATGGAAAAAGATATCGCTCATCTCGAGAAATTCGGAATGATTCTTAGAACGAGTCTTCTCTATGGTTTCCCAAAGGGAAGAAACGGCGGGCCATTGCAGTGGATACTCACATCACTCCGTGATAACAGGACGATTCCCGCTTTTTTTGATGAGTGGCGAACTCCGCTATATGTATCCGATATGGTGGAAATTATCTGGAAATGTCTTACAGAAAAGCACTCGGGAATACTACACTGCTCTGGAAGCTCTCGTTATTCGCGAGAAGAGTTTACAAGAGAAGTCATTAAGGCCGCAGGTGGTGATCAGTGCCTACTCTCGGCATGCTCGCGAAAGAACCTTCCCTCGCCTCCGTGCCGGCCAGAGGACGTCTCTCTTTCAAATAGAAAACTCGTGCATAGCCTTAAATTTACGCCTTCTGACCTACAAGATGGACTTCGTAAAACTTTCTTAAAACACGAAGTGGCCTCAGGTTGCTGAGATTGGCTTGCATTTTGCCCCCGGGAATGAGAATTCTCAAAGAGATGGACCAGTCATTCGAAGTTTCTGGTCATTTGAATAGCTTAGCAGTACACTGCTCGACAGGGCGGTCTAAAGAAATTGCGAGCCTAACGGAAGTTCAATACCTGAAAAGAGAAGGGGTAAAAGTGGCCTGGTGGAAAAAAGAAAATGAGCAGACAACGTCTACTCCCGAGTCCAAGTCTGAAAGAAGCATCACGAGAAATTCAAAAACAGAGCTTTCTTCGGAACCGCAAGCGTCGGATGGACGAAATTCAGATGAGCTTGAGACAAAATATGGCACGGTGCGCTCTGCTCTAGGAGTAGGGACGGTCATCCAGGGAAAGTTAAGCTTTGATACTCCAGTTCGAATTGATGGGAGTCTTGTCGGTGAGATTTTTTCTTCAAGTGTTCTTATTGTAGGCCCAGAAGGGAGCGTTTCAGCGGATATTAATGTTGAGACACTCATTATACTGGGATCTGTTTCAGGTGAAATAAAAGCTCGAAAGCGTCTAGAAGTATTTTCCTCTGGCGAAGTTGTGGGAAATATCTCAACGCCATCTCTTGTGGTAGAAGACGGAGCCTATTTTGATGGAGTCTGCGCTATGACCTCATCCCCTTCATTAGAAGATTCAGGGAAAGACCCAAAAACTTTAGCTCCCAAAATGAAGACCCCCAAAAATAGTGCGCCAGCTAACACCACAGATAAAGGGTTGAGCGAACAAGAAACTCTTATCCCAATAGCAAAGCAAACTTCTGACAGAACACAGAGTTCTGCGAGTGTACAGTTACATGCTCCAAAGATCACCGAGTCAACAGGGGATAAGGAAAACCCAAAGAAAGAAGCTTCTCGAAAGACGAAAATGGAGAACGCCGTTCACTAATATCTAAGATATCAAGACCCAACACCTCAAGGGAACAAGACAGAAGTTCCATCGGTCGACCGGGCGCTTTTAAAGTTCGTTCATCCCAGATGTACAGAGATTGAAGCAGCCGAATCTTCTAAGCACTAGTCCTCATTACGAGAATATAGGAGTCATTTCGACTCCAATAATCCCCACTAACGAGGAGAAACCAGAGAAGGTCAAGCACCCAGATGCAGAGTAGCCTGCCCTACCGTCTCTTCCCTAGCTGGTTTACTCAATGAATTCCTGTACTGAGAATTCCTGTGCTGAACGAATTACTCAGCAGCGGCTGGAGCCGTCTCGACATCTCCAACGGGTGCATCAACACCAGCGGGAGCCACTGCTGCCACATCACCACGCTGACCAAAGAGTTTCGTTTTAATTCTCGCAGCTTTCCCTCGAAGAGGTCTGAGATAAAATAGTCTTGACCGACGAACTGCTCCGAGCCGTACCACTTCAATCTTCTCGATTCGAGGGCTGTGCAGAAGAAATGTTCTCTCCACTCCTACGTTGTACGAAAGCTTTCTAACGGTAAAAGAGGCATTCGCGTGTTGATCGCTCTTCGAGCGCTTGATGACCACTCCTTCGAATACCTGTATCCTCTCTTTGTTTCCCTCTACGATTCGCGCATGAACCTTCAGGGTATCACCAGCGCGAAAACGAGGGAGCTCCTTCTTGAGATATCCCTGCTCTAATTCTTTAACTAATGCACTTGCTGCCATGACGCGCCATCCTATCTCTCAAAACGAAAGCTAATTTCCTAGCTCTTTCCATTATCTTTTCTCTGGTCTTTTTCTCTCAAAAGAGGAGCTACTCCCTCTACGAGATGCTGGACTAACACAGCAAACCAAAAACAACGAACTCCTCAGAACGCTGCTCTTCTTTTCTCGCCCTATTCGCCACTCGCTGCTGTCTACAGCGCACCTTTATCTTTCGGCTTTGGGCTGGGTGTTACCCTTTCGTGAAAAGCGTAAGGTAGCGTATATTACCAGAAACAGGTTCGGAAACAAGTTGCAGCGGAATATCGCATGCCCCATGACTCTGACCTGACCTGACCATCGTTCGGGATGCTCCCTACTCTGACCACCAAGATGCTCCCTGCTGGCACTCTTCCCTCCTGCTGGCACTCTTCCTACAGATTGGGGGGGGGTGAGTCTCCAGAGTGGTAGGGTAATGATAGTAAATTCAATAGCTTGACACAAAAAGTTGGGAGCCTCTGGAAGTGCTCTTACACCGCTCCAGTGCTAGACACAGCACCTCCTGCTGAGGGGTTAGGGCGGATTCGTTGCCGAATGGCTTGTCAGGAGTTCGCTGAAAATGCCAGGATGGCGTGTGTGTGAAGGAAACAAGACCCGTGCAATATAAGAAGAAAAAAAGCTCTGCTCAGAATCGTCCCGATAAAAATAAAGAGAAGTATATTCAGTCTCTTACTGAGATCCTCTTAGAGCACCAGATTCAAGTTCGTCGTGAGCGTCTTAAGCGCGGCTCTCAGTGGAGCGTTCAAAGTGGCATTTGTCACGTACGGGATGAACTCACCGTGTTTGTTGATAGGGGCCTTTCCCAGGATGACCAGATTGAGTTCTTAATTAGTACCATTCGTCAGCTTCCGATAAACTTCGATGAAACCACACTAAAGAAGCTTCCAAAACAAATACAGCACGTTCTTTTGAGTCGAGTGCCGGAATCAGCCGCTGCCTAAGGTGCAAAAGCCTTTACCTATCACTATTGCTCAACACCAAGTCACCAGTGCTACACACAAGTCACCAGTGCTCCACACGAGTTCTCGTGCTCCTTCTCGTCTCTTTTTAGAGTTCAGGGAGTTCAGAACTGCGATGCCCCTATTTTTCACAAGAAGAGAACCTGAGAATGGGGCGGGTTTGCTTGAAACTCTTCGCCCCTCATGACACCCTTTACATTACCGTACCAAGAGAGGAGAAGTATTCTGGTTAAGCAAAGTCGTACACTGCTATTCGTTACTGCCTATTTTTTCCTGTCTCTCTTTCTGACAGCTGTTAGTGTACGCAATCCAGAAACCGCACAGGTGGGATCGATACTTTTCCAGAGTGTCGCTACGCCCGTGGAAAGAACCGTGATTCGTATCTGGGATAATGTCGAGAGTGTTTGGGATGGCTATCTTTGGCTGGTCGGCACAAGAAGAGAAAACCAACTCCTCCTCACAGAAGTTTCACGACTGGAATCTGAAGTAGTCCGCCTTAGAGAGCTCTCCCAAGAATCCATGGCGCTCAGAGAGATTCTTGAACTCCGTAAGCAAACTGGTTTTGGAGGAGTCGTAGCATCGGTAATCGGAGCAGACCCCTCTGGGTGGATACAAAGTGTTACCATCGATAGAGGTAAGGTTGATGGAATTAAAGTGGATATGCCAGCAGTTCTAGGAGGAGCAGTTGTAGGGCAAGTTCGAGCAGTGTCATCCTCTGCGTCTAATGTTCTTGTGATTACGGATCGCTCCAGTGGGGTCGGTGCTCTTATTCAACGGTCAAGAGCTCGAGGAATCGTGGTTGGTTCTGGAGGAAACGAATGTTTCATGGAGTACGTTCAGAATACAGAGGACGTTGCGATAGGAGATACGGTTGTAACATCTGGTCTTGATGGCATCTATCCAAAAGGACTTGAAATAGGGACGGTTATTGAAATTCAAAGTCCACCCGGTGAAATGTTCCAAAGAATTAGAATCGCCCCTAGTGTTAATCATGAACGCTTAGAGACGCTTTTTATCCTTACCAGTTATAATTAGGAAGTTCTCATGAATCATATCCGTTTGGTTCTAACAGCAATTTGTATGAGCGTGATTGCCCTTGTTATTGAGTCAGTCTTACTGCCAATCGGATTACCAGTAGAGCTTGTCCCCGAAATTGTTCTTATTTTTGTCATGTACATTAGCTTTTTTCAAACGAATGCATTCGGAGCATTTCTGGCCTTTTTATGTGGGCTGCTTGTTGACATGAGTTCTGGTCATCTTTTGGGACCGTGGGCGGGTGCTTATGTGCTTGCCTTTGGCTTAGTCGCGATTATCTCAGATAGAGTCTTTGTTGAATCTCGGACTTCCCTTTCCGTAATTGCCGGAGTGCTGACTCTGCTGACCCATATAGCCTATTTGCTCATCTCAATGGACCCTTTCTCACATATATTAGATGCCAGTGTGCTTCTCATTGGAAAAGCAATTACTACCGCTTTTGTCGCTCCACTCTTTTTCCCTCTCATTAGAAGAATGTTAGGATTTTCCTTGGGAGAAAAAGGCAAAATAAGAAAAATGAGACGCACGATCTCACCGTAAGCGCACCGGGACAAGAGAAAACCTATGTACTCAAGCTACGAGAAGATTCCAATACAACTCCCGCAGCGAATCTATGTATTCCTACTCGCGCTGCTATGTGCCTTTTTCTTAATTGCCGCTCGACTCTGGTACTTACAAGTCATCAAAGGCGGTAGTTTCGCAGAACAGTCAAAAAATAATCGCCAACGGACTGTCTCAGTCCCCCCTGCACGAGGCATCATACGAGATCGCAATCAAGTTCCGCTGGCAACGAATAGACCAGCCTTCAACATACAAATGTATCTCCAGGAGGTCACAGAAGTAGATGCAACGATTGAACATCTTGCTGACATTCTCGATGTATCTCCTGACGATCTTCACCATCAGCTCCACAAGCAAGGAGGACCTCGATTTCGTCCACGCGTTCTTGTAAGAGACGCTACTCGCGAACAAGTAGAGCGGGTCTTATCAC encodes:
- a CDS encoding HAD-IIIA family hydrolase, producing the protein MRKKDVQRAQIKEKREEYRNQGLRVGFTSGVFDLLHRGHIDYLQAAKRECDILIVAVNSDDSVRALKGDSRPIQSETDRCAIIQALEVVDHAFIFEEKNNNLNITELSPDIYLKAGDYGRAQLTSAPLVEEYGGQVKCVPFVSGRSSSSIIEKIIHNYLPQLASSEPDMLPDAAPAAFLDRDGTLCKHVQYLSDPEQFELLPGVIPGLLRLKEAGFRLVIITNQPGIGFGYFTKEDFYRVNLEMLRQLSDAGILIDKIYFSPYTKAEQRPCRKPGTLLGERAIAELNIVRESSIMFGDSEADIQFAKNLGCTSCLISEEYSGEQLPDIQAKTLEDGVNLFLQK
- a CDS encoding SDR family oxidoreductase — translated: MKILVTGASGFLGEHLAEYLSTKQGLDVFTLDRAPLSSRSMNRKRNWTLPILNTNSSTEEIYLALSKHLHAHRFEGIIHCAANSRLNECENNPMAAYHANVQYSQAIIQYAGESNTYLCGISTDLVFDGNTIPPTGGFTEEQKPNPISVYAKTKFKMEKDIAHLEKFGMILRTSLLYGFPKGRNGGPLQWILTSLRDNRTIPAFFDEWRTPLYVSDMVEIIWKCLTEKHSGILHCSGSSRYSREEFTREVIKAAGGDQCLLSACSRKNLPSPPCRPEDVSLSNRKLVHSLKFTPSDLQDGLRKTFLKHEVASGC
- a CDS encoding polymer-forming cytoskeletal protein codes for the protein MRILKEMDQSFEVSGHLNSLAVHCSTGRSKEIASLTEVQYLKREGVKVAWWKKENEQTTSTPESKSERSITRNSKTELSSEPQASDGRNSDELETKYGTVRSALGVGTVIQGKLSFDTPVRIDGSLVGEIFSSSVLIVGPEGSVSADINVETLIILGSVSGEIKARKRLEVFSSGEVVGNISTPSLVVEDGAYFDGVCAMTSSPSLEDSGKDPKTLAPKMKTPKNSAPANTTDKGLSEQETLIPIAKQTSDRTQSSASVQLHAPKITESTGDKENPKKEASRKTKMENAVH
- a CDS encoding 50S ribosomal protein L19; this encodes MAASALVKELEQGYLKKELPRFRAGDTLKVHARIVEGNKERIQVFEGVVIKRSKSDQHANASFTVRKLSYNVGVERTFLLHSPRIEKIEVVRLGAVRRSRLFYLRPLRGKAARIKTKLFGQRGDVAAVAPAGVDAPVGDVETAPAAAE
- the mreC gene encoding rod shape-determining protein MreC, which codes for MTPFTLPYQERRSILVKQSRTLLFVTAYFFLSLFLTAVSVRNPETAQVGSILFQSVATPVERTVIRIWDNVESVWDGYLWLVGTRRENQLLLTEVSRLESEVVRLRELSQESMALREILELRKQTGFGGVVASVIGADPSGWIQSVTIDRGKVDGIKVDMPAVLGGAVVGQVRAVSSSASNVLVITDRSSGVGALIQRSRARGIVVGSGGNECFMEYVQNTEDVAIGDTVVTSGLDGIYPKGLEIGTVIEIQSPPGEMFQRIRIAPSVNHERLETLFILTSYN
- the mreD gene encoding rod shape-determining protein MreD; the encoded protein is MNHIRLVLTAICMSVIALVIESVLLPIGLPVELVPEIVLIFVMYISFFQTNAFGAFLAFLCGLLVDMSSGHLLGPWAGAYVLAFGLVAIISDRVFVESRTSLSVIAGVLTLLTHIAYLLISMDPFSHILDASVLLIGKAITTAFVAPLFFPLIRRMLGFSLGEKGKIRKMRRTISP